The genomic DNA CCGTCAAGGGACACCGCCTGCGCCGCGAGATCATCGCCACGGCGCTCGCCAACATCATCGTCAATCGCGGCGGCCCGTCGCTGGTGACGCGCCTCGTCGACGGCACCGGCGCGGACGCCGCGACCATCGCCAAGGCCTACGCGGTGACCCGCGACGCCTTCGGCCTGATGGAGCTGAACCTCGCCATCGACGGCCTCGCCGGTCGGGTTCCCGGCCAGGGCCAGCTCGACCTCTACGCCGAGGTGCAGGATCTGCTGACGAACCGGATCGTCTGGTTCATCCGCAACCTCGACCTGGGCGGCGGCCTCGCCCCGGTGGTCGCCCGCTACCGGGACGGCATCGCCGCCGTGGAGGCCGCCCTACCCAACGTGCTCGGCGACGAGGCGCTGGCGACGATCGGCGCCCGCGCGGCGGAGCTGACCGGGCACGGCATGGCCCCGGCCCAGGCGCGGCGCCTGGCCTCGCTCAGCGCGCTGGTCTCCGCCCCCGACATCGTCCGGGTCGCGGAGGCCAGCGGCCGGCCGGTCGAGGAGGTCGCGGCCACGCATTTCGCCCTGGAGCACGCCTTCCGCCTGGACGACCTCGCCGCCGCGGCGCGGACCGTCCCGGTGGCCGACACGTTCGACCGCGTGGCCCTGGAGCGCGCGGGCGCCGGCATTGCTGCCGCGCACCGCAAGTTGACGGCCGAGGTCGTGGCGGATCTCGGCGCCGGGCCGGAGGCGGTGGAGGCCTGGATCCGGGCGCGCGGCACCTCGCTCGCCCGGATCCGCGAGGCCGTGGACGCGATCAGCGCCTCCGGCCTCACGGTCTCCAAGGCGACGGTGGCGGCGAGCCTGCTCGGCGACCTCGTCCGGGCCGACTGATCGATCAGGCCCCGGGCGCGGATGCCGGTATGACGCTCCGGCGTCCGCGGCCGACCGCGGTGAGCACCAGTCCGAGCCCGGCGAGCGACACCGCGGCGGCGATCAGCGGGAGCTGGCCGTAGCCGGCCCCGAGGGTCAGCGCCGTGCCCCCGATCCAGGCGCCGGTGGCGTTGCCGAGGTTGAACGCGCCCTGGTTCAGCGTGGAGGCAAGGTTCGGCGCGTCGCTCGCCGCCTCCACGACCCAGATCTGGAGGGGCGAGACCAGGGCGAAGACCAGGCCCGACCAGAGCACCACGACCGCCACCGTGAGCGCCGGATGGTGCGCGACCGCGGCGAGCACCAGCAGGGCCGCCACGATGCCCAGGAAGCTGCCGACGATGGTGGCCATCGGGCCCCGGTCGGCCAGATGCCCACCGAGGAGATTGCCGACGGTCAGGCCCGTGCCGGCGGCGAACAGCACGCCGGTCACGCCCTGCGGCGTGAAGCCGGTCACGCCGGTCAGGAACGGCGTGATGTAGGTGAACACCGTGAAGAAGCTCACCGAGGACAGCGTCGAGATCAGCATCGGCCGCAGCACCGGCCAGCGCCCGAGCGCGCGAAACTCGCTGACGAGCCGGCCGCGGGTCCCGGGAAGCCCGTCCGGCACGCAGAGCTGGATCGCGAGCCCGGCCGCGAGCCCAATCACGACCACCGCCCAGAAGGTCGAGCGCCAGCCCGCCTCCTGCCCGAGGGCGGTGCCCAGCGGCACGCCGAGCACGTTGGCGAGGGTGAGGCCCGCGAACATCAGCGAGACCGCCTGCGTGCGCTTCTCCCGCGGCACGAGATCCCGCGCCACAACGGCGCCGATGCCGAAGAACGCGCCGTGCGCGAAGGCCGTCAGGATCCGCGCGGCCATGAGCAGGGCGTAGCTCGGCGCCAGCGCGCAACCGAGATTGCCGGCCAGGAACACCGCCATCAGCGCCAGCAGCGCGGTCTTGCGCGGCAGGCCCGCGGTCGCGATCGCCACGATCGGCGCGCCCACGACCACGCCCATGGCGTAGCCCGAGACGAGGTAGCCGGCCTGGGGAATGGTGACGCCGAAGCTCTGCGCCACCTCCGGGAGCAGGCCCATGATGACGAATTCGGTCGTGCCGATCCCGAACGAGGCGACGGCGAGGGCGAGGATCGGCAGGGGCGGCACGGGGACGTCCTTCGGCGCGGGCTGAGCTCGATGGTGCAGAGCAGCATCGCAGCGCGTTCGCCGATGGATAGCGTCGGAGGCGCGGCGCACAGTTGCGCGGCGCGCAAGGGCCGCGTCGCGGATACGACGCGGCTTAGCCCCGGCTCGGACCTCTCACTCAGCCGGTACCTTCTTCCGTCTCCGCGCCTTCGCAGTCGGCGCAGGGGGCGCCTCGATGGCGGCCGCGGCCCCTCCGCGGGTCTTCCGGCGCTGCTGTCCGAGCCCGAGGGCGCGTGCCAGCTCAGATCGCTGCGCCGAATAGCTCGCCGCGGTCATCGGATAGTCCCGGGGCAGGCCCCACTTCTCCCGGTAGGCTTCGGGCGTCAGGCCGCGCAGCGTCAGGTGACGCCGGAGCGTCTTGTACGGCTTCCCGTCCTCGAAGCTGACGATGTGATCATTCGTGACCGATTTGCGGATCTGCGACGGACTGAGCTTCTCGACGCTCGAGTTCGCGGCGCGACCTTGAGTTGTCAAACTGTTCAGCGCCGCGTGGATACCGCCGATCAATCCGGGAAGTTCGGAGACCGGAACGGAGTTGTTCGACACGTAAGCGGCGACGATATCGACCGCGAGCCCGATCGCCGGGCTGAGCTCACTGCCTGCGTTCTCACTCACGGCAAACCTCAAGAGTTACAATCATTCAGGCCGATCAATTCCTCTCGGAGTCGATCGAAGTCTGCACCTATGTAGCATAGTGCACGAATTAGCTCAAACGTATTCGTGATCGACAGGTGAGATCGGATCGATGGGCCGCAAACCTTCCGCCCCACCGCCGTTGACGGGGCATTAACCACGTCGCCGCTAGGGTTCGTTAACCATACCGGCACTGTTCCGGGGTGGTGTGACCTGCAATCTCCGCGCTCTGGTGCCGGGGACTTTGGCGGAGACCGGGATCAGGTGCGGACGGCGGCTGACCGGTGGGAACGGCGGAGGATGCGGCTCGCCGCCGCGGCGCTCGGCGTCACGCTCGCGGCACCGGCGGCAGCCCAGCGGTTCGACGCGACCAGCCCGGTTACCGGCCAGCCCGACAATCCCGGCATCGGCCAGGACACGGGCCCGAATGGCCTGCCCACACTCAAGCGCACGATCCCGGACGGCCTGAGCCGCGACCAGAATCGCGGGGCGCTCGGCGGCGACGCGGCGGGCGGCGAGCAGACCGGCGGTGACAGCCTTCGGTCGCCGCTCTCGCCCCCCGCGCAGACGCAGATCCCGGGTCAGCCCGGCGTGTCCCAGCTCAGCACCCGCGTCACCACAGGGGGACGGCGCACCGGCGGATCTTCGACGGCACCGGCCAATCTCGCGCCGTCGACTCTCCTGCGCACGCGCGCCGCTCCGCCGCGGCGGATCGGCTCGGCGACGCGGCGGGTCACTCAGGACGTCACGCAGATCCCGCCGCCGGCGCTGCGGCTGACGCCGGTGGTCCAGCAGGCGGTCGTCGGGGTCCCGAACCCGCAGGTCGTGACGCCGATCCGGCCGATCCTCCCGTTCCAGTCGATCGCGCCGGCCCTCGGCCTCCTGACCCCGGGCTTCATCCTCGGCACCGACCTAGCGCGCGCGATCCCCACCGATCCGGCCTACGCGCCGATCGGCTATCAGGTCGGCACCTTCACGGTCCTGCCCACCTTCGCCCAGAGCGTCGGCTACGATTCGAACCCGGACCAGACCACCCGCCAGATCGCCAAGGGCTCGGTCGCGCTGCGCACCGACGCCACGGTCGACTTCCGGAGCAACTGGTCCTCCAGCTCGCTGCAGGGCTCGCTCCGGGGCTCGTACCTCGAGACCCCGCAGAACGAGGCCGCGAGCC from Methylobacterium oryzae includes the following:
- a CDS encoding MFS transporter, which produces MPPLPILALAVASFGIGTTEFVIMGLLPEVAQSFGVTIPQAGYLVSGYAMGVVVGAPIVAIATAGLPRKTALLALMAVFLAGNLGCALAPSYALLMAARILTAFAHGAFFGIGAVVARDLVPREKRTQAVSLMFAGLTLANVLGVPLGTALGQEAGWRSTFWAVVVIGLAAGLAIQLCVPDGLPGTRGRLVSEFRALGRWPVLRPMLISTLSSVSFFTVFTYITPFLTGVTGFTPQGVTGVLFAAGTGLTVGNLLGGHLADRGPMATIVGSFLGIVAALLVLAAVAHHPALTVAVVVLWSGLVFALVSPLQIWVVEAASDAPNLASTLNQGAFNLGNATGAWIGGTALTLGAGYGQLPLIAAAVSLAGLGLVLTAVGRGRRSVIPASAPGA
- a CDS encoding MucR family transcriptional regulator, whose translation is MSENAGSELSPAIGLAVDIVAAYVSNNSVPVSELPGLIGGIHAALNSLTTQGRAANSSVEKLSPSQIRKSVTNDHIVSFEDGKPYKTLRRHLTLRGLTPEAYREKWGLPRDYPMTAASYSAQRSELARALGLGQQRRKTRGGAAAAIEAPPAPTAKARRRKKVPAE